The Arachis duranensis cultivar V14167 chromosome 9, aradu.V14167.gnm2.J7QH, whole genome shotgun sequence genomic sequence ggcctctaaaatggactggaattctaaTTGAGGTACACAACATCTAATTATCtggtcagcgccacatctccataaatatgggtcatcccatatataatatttagactcgcttttcagcttgtctctttgatgtttagaaaaatgtggaggaaatgtgcggctaactaaataattagcaataggtgcataccaagggactacttcaaatactgcttgcaggttgtcaaaaggaaaattatcatctataggagtagaatcatctTTAATATGTTCAAggtgactcaagtggtctgcaactaaattttgattaccactcctatccttgatttctaaatcaaactcttgtaacaatagcaagtagctctttctcagtagtagtataattggactggCAGTGcctaaagtcttagacgcataggcaataacaaaaggattcTTACCTTCTCGCTGAGCCAGCACTGCTCCTAccgcatggttggaagcatcacacatgatttcaaatggctggctccaatcgggtcctctcacaattggagcttgagttagAGCAGTCTTtagcttatcaaatgcttgtttgcaatcTTCACTGAACTCAAACTCAATATCCTTTTGTagtaatctggataagggaagtgcCACCTTACTAAAatccttaataaatctcctgtagaaacctgcatggccaaggaacgaacggacttccctcacagaggaagggtaaggtaaactagacataacattcacctttgctgggtctatagaaatgccattattagatacCACATGTCCCAATACAATCCCTTGCTTTaccataaagtggcattttttgaaattcaatacaaggtttgtattaatacatctatctaatactctagataatccatctaagcaaaggttaaaagaatcaccataaatgctaaaattgtccataaaaacttccatacagtcctcaataagattagagaaaagactcatcatgcacctttggaaagtagctggtgcattgcacaagccaaagggcattcttttataagcataggtcccaaaaggacatgtaaaagtagtcttttcctgatccttaggagctatatgaatctggaaataacctgtgtaaccatctaaaaagcaataatgtgatttacctgacaggcgatccagcatttgatcaatgaatggaagtggatagtgatccttacgagtagcttggttgagacgtctgtaatcaatgcagactctcCAAGCATTCTGAACTCTAGTTGCTATGAGCGCTCTATGCTCATttttcactgtagtgactctggacttcttgggcaccacttgcacTGGGCTTACCCATTCACTGTATGAAATGGGATATATGATACCGGCctccaatagtctggtcacttcctttttgacaacttccaagttggtaggattcaatcttctttgtgGTTGATGGACAGGtcttgctccctcttctaaaaatattctgtgctcgCATATTTGAGGGTTGATTCCcactatgtctgccaaactccaccctaTTGCCTTCTTATGCTTCCTCAACACATCAAGTAgctgttcttcttgttgagaagtCAGTTCTCTTGCAATAATAACTAGAAGCTTCTGCtcatcctcaaggtaagcatatttaagatgtggagggagaggtttcaattctaacttttgATCATGGACAGGCTCTGGGTTATCTGGGGCTTGTGAAAATGGCGAACTGTCCTCATTGTCAGTTAAGagggtccccacacttggaccttgtccagtgtgcctctcttcaaactcttccttTTGAACTTCAGCCACACTTTCGTCTATGACATCACAGTGGAAGATAGAACGATCTTCTGGGGGGTTGTCAATGACTCTATTCAGATTGAAGATTACTATGCGGCCATTGATTTCAAAGGAGTATGTCCCTGAAAAAGCatccaatttgaattttgatgtcttcaggaatggtcttccaagtaggattgatgatggcttatctgaaTCATTATGGGGCATTTCCAAGATATAAAAATCAGTGGGAAAtgtgagccctttaatgttcaccaaaacatcttcagcaactccagcaactgtaataatgcttttatctgctaacacaaaacgagctgccgacctttttaagggagggagccttaaaacatcatatatagacaaaggcattatattgacacatgctcctaaatcacacatgcaatcataaattactacaccacTAATAGTACAACTAACTTTGCAaggacctggatcactacatttttcaggtaatcctcccattaaagcagatatagaactacctaaaggaatagtttctaattcagtaattttatctttatggatACATaagtcttttagaaactttgcatatttaggtacctgctgaataacatcaaaaaggggaacagttacctcaacctttttgaatatttctaccattttagCTACTTCCTAGGCtttcttgcaagttgtggaaatggaatgggaGTAGTGTTTTCTGTGGTGCCTGCACCTTTTTGTGCCTCTTCCTGTGGTTGAGCTATCTCTTCTTCAGCTATGTCCTGTatatcttcttcctcttcaacatcttcgaTTTCTaccacctcttcagctgaggcgtaTTCTGGTGAGCGTGGGTCCTCCTGATTCCTCTCCTGCAGCGTGGTTCCGGACCTCAGtgtgatggcattaatgcctccctttggattgggtaatggttgagaggggattcCAGTGGTGCTTGAAGGTTGGTTACTGGAATTTTATGCTGAACCAAGTTGTGTCATAAAAGCTTGCAGAGTAGAGGTGAAACCATTCAGACTGGCGTTAATACTGTTCATGATGGTATTTTCCATGGCCAGTTGTCTTTTCTCAAAAGCTTGTAATAATTCTTCATTAGAAGATACAGAAGAATGAGTAAATTGAGAGGTTTGCTGCTGGTTGTTCGGTGGTCCTTGGTTTTGCCTTAGGTGAGGTGCTCGGTAAGGTTGATTTTGCTGCCTGTTGTTGTAATTATTCAACCTCTGATTTCCCTGATTATCTCTGCCTCCCCTATTATTATTGTCCCTTCAATTCTGGTTTGAATTGTtctgccatccatggttattATTTCCACTTTGATTGTGCCCTTggttggggcggtcatagaagttgtgaGTGGATGCCACCATGTTGTCTTCGTGTTGGAGCTGCGGGCATTCATCAGTGTAATGGCTGTAATCAGCACAAATTCCACAAATTCTTTGTGGAACTAGTTATTGGTTTTGCTGTGGTTGAGTTTGTTGAGCTTGTTGATTTAACTGCATTTGCTTCAGCaggttggtcatttcacagATGCTTCGATTTAGTGCAGCAGTCTTTATGCCAGAAGATACTTCTGCAATGGCCCTTGAACGACCTTGCTTCTGTCTGTGATTCCAAGTAGATTCAGCTAAatcactgatcaattgccaagcttcatcagtggtcttgtacttcttcatagacccattgctggcacattccaatgtggtcttatcttgggGCCTGATACCTTGTGTGACATAGCTGAGTAGCACgatcttgtcaatcatgtggtgggggcatgcttccagaagattattgaagcgctcccagtattcaaagaGAGTATCATTGTCATCCTGAACAATTGTAGAGATATCCTTCCTCAGtttatcagtaacttcagatggGAAGAATTTCTCCAGGAACTCCTTTCtgagtgtatcccagttggatacGTTTGCtagaggttgagtgtagtaTCACTCTCTTGCTTTTCCGTCAAGAGCGAACGGAAAAGCTTTCAGCAGAATTGAAGTTTCATCAGCGCCATCACGTCTGACAGTAGAACAGGCTGCTTGGAAATCTCTcaagtgcttgataggctcttgagcaggtaggcCATGAAACTTTGGCATCAAATTTAGCAGTGCGGTCATTATTTCAAAATCCGTAGCTACCGCTGGATGATGCGCTTGAAACAGTTGCAGTGTAAAATCAGGAGCTCCTTCCTCCTGAATGGTAATTCTTCTAGCTGCCATATTTTCTGCACGTAAAACAACCGAATCAGTAGAACGGGGGCTGGTTTCTTCCTCAGATTCACTTTCAGATCCGCCCTCAGAGCGGACTAACCTACAATGTTCTCGCCTTATTCGGGAaattgttctttcaatttcaggatcgaATATTAACAAGCgcggatcaggaagtgaacatGTCATTTGACAGAAGAAACACGCAGCTCATAgtagcaaaattaaagaaaatgcaaataaataaattctaattaataaaataagcactctattgcaactccccggcaacggcgccaaaaattgatgaggATGCAGAAgatggtgaattaaaaatttattaaaatggttacgttgcaagtatagttcttaactcaccgaaaatctgcctatcaatttagaaatatgtcactgaaagtttaaattaaaattactgggagttttaagtcccaggtcgtctcccaacgagttacaGAAAAGTGTGCTGTATTATTAATCAGATATTCCAAAAAAAGTTGAGctaagtaaattgggatttaaattgaggaattttaaataataaaaatgaaaggccTTGATTGGGAATTGATTGGTTAGACTCTCTATCATTGATGGTGTGattgtaagattaatttataattaatagttgttctgtttggttatcccttactagataagtgaaagtcaaacaagtgtaaatgccagatctgttcacaagttgcaacccacttagttTAAAGGAATTGGCGTCGGTGACAGGATAGCGATCCAACAtttaacccaattacaaattttttctttcaatccttccaactcaagagttccctttaatcaactccccatctAGTAATAAAACTACTCACgcattgtaaataaagaattcatggcacatgaaagggaattaaaagaagacatgattattggaatggaaattaaattaaaaagaaataatccttgcattaattaatcataaaaatatctgaatgacaaaattgaacataacaaagaacatggaagaataaaaccaagttaagagaGCAAACTAGGgtgatgaagtcttgatgaggaaaataactcttctcgatgttccaatgctaagatcaattgaaaattaaaattctcaaaactagagagaaaaacctaagagagtcaaaaactagatctaaactaCTCAATGAATGTGTCTcttgtttctgcatattctctgactCTAGTCTGCTTTTCCGGGCCGAAAAACTGGGCCGAAATAGGGTCCAAAGTCACTGGTTTCAGATTCTGCagtttatgcagatcgcgcatgtcacgcgatcgcatcgtccatgcgtacgcatcgctAGCGCTTTTCCTCTTCACGCATTCGCATCGCCCACGTTACCGCGTTGCTTGtgctttccaatccgcgcggccgcgcaagccatgcggccgcgtcactgcgatttgcgctccttcgcgcggtcgcttgagccatgcgaccgcgtcacttttcgctggttatcttctcaaattcttATGTTCCTTCCATGTTTGctagcttcctctccaatctctatctcattcatgccctataaagcctgaaacacttgacacacagattacgtcatcgaatggaataaaggagaattaaaattaaataattaaagtctctaggaagcaattttcaaacatgtaataaattcaggaaggaaatctaaatgcatgctaaattgatgaataagtgggtaaagatcacgacaaaaccacacaattaaacacaatataaactataaaatagtggtttatcaaccacACTAGCTCTATTCTACGACTTAAGCATAAAACTCAGAGTAGTAGGGTATTACATTATCGTATCAGAGTAGttcgttcctatagagcctAAGGACAgactgattatgcttctgtgcattctctgtgcaTGTGTCTATGTGCTAGTAGGATATCTAACTGATATATGTGGcgtaaacgttcatgagcatgcatttgggacttaaAGCACTGGATTTGTGATATTGAGACTAATCAACTTGATATCACTTGAttggtgtgtatagggaccAGATGTTGTCTCGCAGACGCGGATGCATGTGAGGTAGAGCCAGACTAGGCAATGCGATGCCTGAAGCGACAGGAAATATTCCTAACCCTGTAGACTTCATGGCCACCTTAGAAAATATGGCCACGTAATGCAAGTGACAGCTGAAGCCCTGGGAAACAAGATAAATAATGGAAATAATTGCAATAATGGTGATAATGGCCCTATGTCACTTTTTTCCTTCTTGAAGGTTCATCCTCCGACATTCAGAGGAACCTCGAACCCTACTAATGCGGATAATTGGATACAAGCTATTGAGTGAGCATTACAGGCTCAGAAGGTTCCTGATGAACAGTGGGTTGAGTTTGGAACCTACCAGCTACACGGTGAAGCCCAGCATTGGTGGCAATGCGTGAGGCATATCTTGCAGCCTGATGGGTTGTGATCTCCTGGGAGTTGTTCCGAGAAGAATTCTATAAGAAATATTTTCCCAACTCAATTAGAAATGCTAAAGAACTTGAACTACTTCAGCTGAAACAGGGCCAGATGACCATTACTGAGTACACAAGCAAATTTGAGGAACTGTGTCGCTTTTCACAAATCTGTCAGGGAGCTCCTAAGGACTTTGCTGAGTGGATGTGCATAAAATATGAAGGAGGCCTTCGGAGTGATCTTCAGATATTTATAGCACCTATGGTGATTCGGGTGTTCTCTGAGCTTGTGAATAAGAGCACGGTGCCTGAGGAGTGTGTCAGAAGGGCTGCAGTAGAAAAAGGGAATATAAGGATACCATTCCAGAGGACTACAGGGAGGAATTTTGCACCTGAGGGCAGACAGTTCAAGCATGGTGGCTTTGTCCCTCAGAATAACTAGGGACAAGGCAACTTCAGGAGGCCTAATACCAATGCTAATCAGGAAGAAGACAGGGGAAGCAGCCACAGTAGGATTTGAGTTGTCACAGATGTGAAAAGTTTCATTTGGGGCCATATAGGTTTGGGACTGGAGTCAATTATTCCTGTGGGGAGCCTGGACAATTGGCTAATAGTTACCCAGAGAAGAAAAGGAATGAGACAGGTAGAGTACAGCAGCCAGGGAGAGTATATACTACTTCTACAGTAGATGCTGATGGGTCAGAGACATTGATCCGAGGTAATTGTGAGATAACTGGTAAAATTTTGAATGCCTTGTTTGATTCTGGAGCTTCACattcatttattgcatttgagaaggctgatgagttaggattgaaaaTAGTAGTCATAGGATATGATTTAAAGGTGTATAATGCTACCCACGAGGCTATGATGACTAGGTTAGGGTGCCCCCAAGTTCTATTTCGAATACAACAGCGTGAATTCGTGATGACTTAATTTGTCTGCCAATGACTGGTCTTGATCTCATTTTGGGGTTGGACTGGTTATCCAAGAaccatgttctacttgattatTCCACAAAATCAGTGTGTTTTATGCCCGAGGACACAGAAGGGCCGGTTGTAGCAAATAGCTACTACCTGAATTCTATGAAGGTGAATTGTTCTCGAGCCAAATGCCAGGGTATATTGTTGCTAACTGtgggtgtttcgggtgatgatcaaagctTGGAGCAaattccggttgtgtgtgagtttctgGAGGTGTTTCCTGAGGacattgatgagtttccacctaaccgagaggttgagtttgctattgagttggtgttgatgacatgtcatcatatacctatttttctatgcttttaatacaagaaattgataatttgtgcttaaatattgaatgcttttgtacttaaatgatatattttcttgatattttaattttataaatcttgtaggaaataagaagaaaaagaagcaaagaagcacaaaaaaggagaaaaaaagagctttgggacacactttgaagttggagcacactttggagccttaggccacgcttttaaaagtgtggcccatgaccaaattaaagaggaaaacaaccagcacgcacactgccctgcccttgccaagggcagggcagaatcgtgatgcacattgaggttggaagcaagaatttcactaaggtaaaatctgggcgctcacagcatgaccatgcctccttcaaagggctataacttgagctacagacgtccaattgatgtgcttccagttgcgttggaaagctgacattcagagctttccaacgatatatagcaatccatatttggcgtacaattgaggcaggaacgagaggcatctttaagggcaaaaaataagcgaaaataaactaaagtgcttccaccaaggctcgaagctggagcctcactccaaaacaaagtagcgctcaattttctgccctgccctcttggagagcagggcaatgtcgtgctcttcatggaaaatcaagaaaaaaattgcTCCACAAGTGCTTTCACCAAGTTTCAAACCAAGCACCTAAGGGGAGTGAGGAGGGCATCATGACACGGTCCAAGGAAGTGAGTGCGCAAGACACACATgcaaggcaacattgccctgccctccacaagggcagggcagcatcttcacacaccaAGCTCGCACGCACAagcaccagcacgcacactttcctgccctgccctcgacaagggcagggcagcctcctgggagcaacatgggccaaaatttaaccaaaatttcatttaaattcaagtcttctccaaattgaatcaaggccaaccaaacccatttctcctcaaatccaaagcaagcaaagcccacatcatcactcaaaggcacatggatcaattaaattaggattttcatttttgtaatttgttttaatttcattttcatttttcactttgaaaagcctatataaaggcatcactctcatttcaGAAGGGGAGCTCCATTAGAaagctctcttagttttcattttcgttttggatcttgggtggagaattaaagaacttctgtttcaattccaccttgagatctcttgttaatctttctgcataattcaaaatccaattgctgttttaaatcttcttcttctgcaactttaattcatttcttcttcttctgcgaTTTATGCAATTTGCTTTCCttaatttcttttgcaattgttcttgttggatcaaggaaggatttgagatctagacttgttatctagtctcctccactcctgagatcttcaatcaCTTTTAAATTGCTGCAACTTAAGCATTGCTTTTCTGTTCTAAATTCTTTaaggcatttttacttttctgttaagATCTAGTTCCATTGAATCAATCCTCTACTCTTCTACttgttgcaatttatttttccttgattaaTTTCTTCAAACCCACATCCCTGACCCATTtaagattcaagcaatttacatttcttgtcatttaagtttctgcaatttacattgcttgctctttaagtttcagttccatttactttctgcaatttaaattcattGCAATTTTACATTCTGTTGATCAATTTTTGcccaattcactcaatgttagcttgactaaactaatcacccactaaagttgcttgatccatcaatccctgtgggatcgacctcactcttgtgagttattattacttgatgcgacccggtatacttgccggttggatttgtgtgttggaaattcatttttccacaaaaacaccatcaagtgtCTGGGGCCGGACCGATCTcgagtgctccttataggatgtcacctcTAGAAATGGC encodes the following:
- the LOC107465444 gene encoding uncharacterized protein LOC107465444 is translated as MPEATGNIPNPVDFMATLENMATFILRHSEEPRTLLMRIIGYKLLSEHYRLRRFLMNSGLSLEPTSYTVKPSIGGNANAKELELLQLKQGQMTITEYTSKFEELCRFSQICQGAPKDFAEWMCIKYEGGLRSDLQIFIAPMVIRVFSELVNKSTVPEECVRRAAVEKGNIRIPFQRTTGRNFAPEGRQFGTGVNYSCGEPGQLANSYPEKKRNETGRVQQPGRVYTTSTVDADGSETLIRGNCEITGKILNALFDSGASHSFIAFEKADELGLKIVVIGYDLKVYNATHEAMMTRLGCPQVLFRIQQREFVMT